From Cyclopterus lumpus isolate fCycLum1 chromosome 2, fCycLum1.pri, whole genome shotgun sequence, a single genomic window includes:
- the LOC117741340 gene encoding FERM, ARHGEF and pleckstrin domain-containing protein 1-like isoform X4 produces MTVWLDLLKPTLKQIRRPKNTILRFVVKFFPPDHTQLLEELTRYLFALQIKRDLACGRLICNDTSAALMVSHIIQSEIGDFDETQSWQHLLHNKYLPDQDAIRDKITDCHRKHVGQTPAESDYQLLEIARRLEMYGVRLHPAKDREGTKLSLAVAHIGVLVFQGYTKINAFNWSKVRKLSFKRKRFLIKLRADPAQSAHHDTLEFAMASRDCCKVFWKICVEYHAFFRLFEEPKPKPKPILFTRGSSFRFSGRTQKQIIDYVKDSELKKLPFERKHSKILSHSGMPPQSSSFRSQVPKESAMSVQPADQPDSTRLGHRAESNGSEEPPASTSTANGFHDAAPGSDPIPSRQNHHRTGSAPDPHFLNPESPGSEDSPAGSPRVVINGAGDPGPSPEGRHLPPLTSPLLTDAGCVRNDDEEEARRKKFPTDKAYFIAKELLTTERTYLNDLQVITQAFHGAAGKDEAFPDSVKNLISASYDPVHRFHQDFLKEVEQRLAQWEGRSNAHIKGDYQRIGDILLKNIQGLRQLTVHLQKHSECLVELERVCRSSRKAEAVCRDFEQQRVCYLPLNIFLLRPLHRLLHYKLILERLCKHYPPTHEDFRDCRATLADISEMVLQLQGTMMKMENFQKLLELKKDLTGIDNLAIPGREFIRLGCLSKLSGKGLQQRMFFLFSDSLVYTSRGMTPSNQFKVHGQLPLYGMTIRESEEEWGVPHSFTLFGPRQSVVVAASCASEMERWVEDIRMAIDLAEQSSSPDADLLPTGLSDHKLSEDGGAELESEEELCGSRSSLERQGHRGNTTVHVCWHRNTSVSMVDFSVAVENQLSGNLLRKFKNSNGWQKLWVVFTNFSLFFYKSHQDDYPLASLPLLGYSVTVPAESENIHKDYVFKLHFKSHVYYFRSESEYAFERWMEVIRSATCSASRPAPSTRKELY; encoded by the exons ATGACG GTGTGGCTGGACCTGCTGAAGCCGACGCTGAAACAGATCCGAC GGCCTAAGAACACCATCCTTCGCTTCGTGGTGAAGTTCTTCCCTCCGGACCACAcgcagctgctggaggagctgactCG GTATCTGTTCGCCCTGCAGATAAAACGTGACCTGGCCTGCGGTCGCCTCATCTGCAACGACACCAGCGCCGCTCTCATGGTGTCCCACATCATTCAGT ccGAGATCGGAGATTTTGACGAGACTCAGAGCTGGCAGCATCTCCTCCACAATAAGTACCTGCCGGACCAGGACGCCATCAGAGACAAGATCACCGACTGCCACCGCAAGCATGT cggGCAGACTCCGGCAGAGTCCGACTACCAGCTGCTGGAAATCGCCCGGCGGTTGGAGATGTACGGCGTCCGTCTGCACCCGGCCAAGGACCGAGAGGGCACCAAGCTCAGCCTGGCTGTGGCGCACATCGGCGTGCTGGTGTTTCAG GGGTACACAAAGATCAACGCCTTCAACTGGTCCAAGGTTCGCAAGCTCAGCTTCAAACGGAAAAGGTTCCTGATCAAGCTGCGAGCCGACCCCGCA CAGAGTGCCCACCACGACACGCTGGAGTTCGCCATGGCCAGCAGGGATTGCTGTAAGGTCTTCTGGAAGATCTGCGTCGAGTACCACGCCTTCTTCAGGCTCTTCGAGGAGCCCAAGCCCAAACCCAAACCCATCCTCTTCACCAGAGGGTCCTCATTCCGGTTCAG CGGTCGAACCCAGAAGCAGATCATCGACTACGTGAAAGACTCGGAGCTCAAGAAGCTCCCATTTGAAAG GAAGCACAGTAAGATCCTGTCCCACAGCGGCATGCCGCCTCAGTCTTCGTCCTTCAGATCACAAGTGCCAAAAGAG AGCGCCATGTCTGTGCAGCCAGCAGACCAGCCGGACTCGACCAGGCTGGGCCATCGAGCTGAATCCAACGGCTCAGAGGAGCCGCCGGCATCCACGTCGACCGCCAACGGCTTCCACGATGCGGCGCCCGGCTCGGACCCGATTCCGTCCCGACAGAACCACCACCGCACCGGATCGGCGCCGGACCCGCACTTCCTCAACCCAG AAAGCCCCGGTTCGGAGGACTCTCCGGCTGGAAGTCCCCGCGTGGTCATCAACGGCGCCGGCGACCCGGGTCCGAGTCCCGAGGGTCGGCATCTACCGCCTCTCACCAGCCCGCTGCTCACCGACGCCGGATGCGTCCGCAACGATGACGAAGAAGAGGCGAGGAGGAAG AAGTTTCCCACAGACAAGGCGTACTTCATCGCCAAGGAGCTGCTGACCACAGAGCGGACCTACCTCAACGACCTGCAGGTCATCACACAG GCCTTCCACGGCGCCGCGGGGAAGGACGAGGCCTTCCCGGACTCCGTGAAGAACCTGATCTCCGCCAGCTACGACCCGGTCCACAGGTTCCACCAGGACTTCCTCAAAGAGGTGGAGCAGCGGCTGGCTCAGTG ggAGGGGCGCTCTAATGCCCACATTAAGGGAGACTATCAACGCATCGGGGACATCCTCCTGAAGAACATTCAGGGTCTGAGG CAGCTGACGGTTCATCTCCAGAAGCATTCCGAGTGCCTGGTCGAGCTGGAACGGGTCTGCAG gTCCAGTCGGAAGGCCGAGGCCGTGTGCCGAGACTTCGAGCAGCAGAGGGTTTGCTACCTGCCGCTCAACATCTTCCTCCTGCGTCCTCTCCACCGCCTGCTGCACTACAAGCTCATCCTGGAGAGGCTCTGCAAGCACTACCCGCCCACCCACGAGGACTTCAGGGACTGCAGAG CGACCCTGGCGGACATCTCCGAGATGGTGCTGCAGCTGCAAGGCACCATGATGAAGATGGAGAACTTCCAGAAGCTTCTCGAGCTGAAGAAAGATCTGACCGGCATCGACAACCTGGCCATCCCCGGGAGG gagTTCATCCGGCTCGGTTGCCTCAGCAAGCTCTCAGGGAAGGgccttcagcagaggatgttcttcctg ttCAGCGACTCGCTGGTGTACACCAGTCGAGGAATGACCCCGTCCAACCAGTTCAAAGTTCACGGCCAGCTGCCCTTGTACGGCATGACG atcagagaaagtgaggaggagtggggggtCCCTCACTCCTTCACCTTGTTTGGACCACGCCAGTCTGTGGTGGTGGCAGCCAg CTGTGCGTCAGAGATGGAGCGCTGGGTGGAGGACATCAGGATGGCCATCGACCTGgcggagcagagcagcagcccGGACGCCGACCTGCTGCCCACCGGCTTGTCTGACCACA AGCTGTCGGAGGACGGTGGAGCCGAGCTGGAGTCGGAGGAGGAGCTCTGTGGCTCGCGCTCGTCTCTGGAGCGCCAGGGTCACCGCGGCAACACCACCGTGCACGTCTGCTGGCACCGCAACACCAGCGTGTCCATGGTGGACTTCAGTGTCGCCGTGGAG AACCAGCTGTCGGGCAACCTGCTGAGGAAGTTTAAGAACAGTAACGGCTGGCAGAAGCTCTGGGTGGTCTTCACCAACTTCAGCCTGTTCTTCTACAAGTCCCACCAG gACGACTACCCTCTGGCCAGCCTCCCCCTGCTGGGCTACTCCGTCACCGTGCCGGCCGAGTCCGAGAACATCCACAAGGACTACGTCTTCAAGCTCCACTTCAAATCCCACGTCTACTACTTCCGCTCGGAGAGCGAGTACGCCTTCGAAAG GTGGATGGAGGTGATCCGCAGCGCCACCTGCTCGGCCAGCCGCCCCGCGCCGAGCACCAGGAAGGAGCTTTACTGA
- the LOC117741340 gene encoding FERM, ARHGEF and pleckstrin domain-containing protein 1-like isoform X2 — MFNVIPFLLLFTPFLMFNVIPFPLLSQQRSPGKVLFDLVCVHLNLAEGDYFGLEYQDQRKMTVWLDLLKPTLKQIRRPKNTILRFVVKFFPPDHTQLLEELTRYLFALQIKRDLACGRLICNDTSAALMVSHIIQSEIGDFDETQSWQHLLHNKYLPDQDAIRDKITDCHRKHVGQTPAESDYQLLEIARRLEMYGVRLHPAKDREGTKLSLAVAHIGVLVFQGYTKINAFNWSKVRKLSFKRKRFLIKLRADPASAHHDTLEFAMASRDCCKVFWKICVEYHAFFRLFEEPKPKPKPILFTRGSSFRFSGRTQKQIIDYVKDSELKKLPFERKHSKILSHSGMPPQSSSFRSQVPKESAMSVQPADQPDSTRLGHRAESNGSEEPPASTSTANGFHDAAPGSDPIPSRQNHHRTGSAPDPHFLNPESPGSEDSPAGSPRVVINGAGDPGPSPEGRHLPPLTSPLLTDAGCVRNDDEEEARRKKFPTDKAYFIAKELLTTERTYLNDLQVITQAFHGAAGKDEAFPDSVKNLISASYDPVHRFHQDFLKEVEQRLAQWEGRSNAHIKGDYQRIGDILLKNIQGLRQLTVHLQKHSECLVELERVCRSSRKAEAVCRDFEQQRVCYLPLNIFLLRPLHRLLHYKLILERLCKHYPPTHEDFRDCRATLADISEMVLQLQGTMMKMENFQKLLELKKDLTGIDNLAIPGREFIRLGCLSKLSGKGLQQRMFFLFSDSLVYTSRGMTPSNQFKVHGQLPLYGMTIRESEEEWGVPHSFTLFGPRQSVVVAASCASEMERWVEDIRMAIDLAEQSSSPDADLLPTGLSDHKLSEDGGAELESEEELCGSRSSLERQGHRGNTTVHVCWHRNTSVSMVDFSVAVENQLSGNLLRKFKNSNGWQKLWVVFTNFSLFFYKSHQDDYPLASLPLLGYSVTVPAESENIHKDYVFKLHFKSHVYYFRSESEYAFERWMEVIRSATCSASRPAPSTRKELY, encoded by the exons atgttcaatgtgattccctttctcctcctttttactccttttttaatgttcaatgtgattcccttccccctcctctcgcAGCAACGCTCCCCCGGCAAAGTGCTGTTTGACCTGGTCTGTGTGCATCTCAACCTGGCAGAGGGAGACTACTTTGGACTGGAGTACCAGGACCAGCGCAAGATGACG GTGTGGCTGGACCTGCTGAAGCCGACGCTGAAACAGATCCGAC GGCCTAAGAACACCATCCTTCGCTTCGTGGTGAAGTTCTTCCCTCCGGACCACAcgcagctgctggaggagctgactCG GTATCTGTTCGCCCTGCAGATAAAACGTGACCTGGCCTGCGGTCGCCTCATCTGCAACGACACCAGCGCCGCTCTCATGGTGTCCCACATCATTCAGT ccGAGATCGGAGATTTTGACGAGACTCAGAGCTGGCAGCATCTCCTCCACAATAAGTACCTGCCGGACCAGGACGCCATCAGAGACAAGATCACCGACTGCCACCGCAAGCATGT cggGCAGACTCCGGCAGAGTCCGACTACCAGCTGCTGGAAATCGCCCGGCGGTTGGAGATGTACGGCGTCCGTCTGCACCCGGCCAAGGACCGAGAGGGCACCAAGCTCAGCCTGGCTGTGGCGCACATCGGCGTGCTGGTGTTTCAG GGGTACACAAAGATCAACGCCTTCAACTGGTCCAAGGTTCGCAAGCTCAGCTTCAAACGGAAAAGGTTCCTGATCAAGCTGCGAGCCGACCCCGCA AGTGCCCACCACGACACGCTGGAGTTCGCCATGGCCAGCAGGGATTGCTGTAAGGTCTTCTGGAAGATCTGCGTCGAGTACCACGCCTTCTTCAGGCTCTTCGAGGAGCCCAAGCCCAAACCCAAACCCATCCTCTTCACCAGAGGGTCCTCATTCCGGTTCAG CGGTCGAACCCAGAAGCAGATCATCGACTACGTGAAAGACTCGGAGCTCAAGAAGCTCCCATTTGAAAG GAAGCACAGTAAGATCCTGTCCCACAGCGGCATGCCGCCTCAGTCTTCGTCCTTCAGATCACAAGTGCCAAAAGAG AGCGCCATGTCTGTGCAGCCAGCAGACCAGCCGGACTCGACCAGGCTGGGCCATCGAGCTGAATCCAACGGCTCAGAGGAGCCGCCGGCATCCACGTCGACCGCCAACGGCTTCCACGATGCGGCGCCCGGCTCGGACCCGATTCCGTCCCGACAGAACCACCACCGCACCGGATCGGCGCCGGACCCGCACTTCCTCAACCCAG AAAGCCCCGGTTCGGAGGACTCTCCGGCTGGAAGTCCCCGCGTGGTCATCAACGGCGCCGGCGACCCGGGTCCGAGTCCCGAGGGTCGGCATCTACCGCCTCTCACCAGCCCGCTGCTCACCGACGCCGGATGCGTCCGCAACGATGACGAAGAAGAGGCGAGGAGGAAG AAGTTTCCCACAGACAAGGCGTACTTCATCGCCAAGGAGCTGCTGACCACAGAGCGGACCTACCTCAACGACCTGCAGGTCATCACACAG GCCTTCCACGGCGCCGCGGGGAAGGACGAGGCCTTCCCGGACTCCGTGAAGAACCTGATCTCCGCCAGCTACGACCCGGTCCACAGGTTCCACCAGGACTTCCTCAAAGAGGTGGAGCAGCGGCTGGCTCAGTG ggAGGGGCGCTCTAATGCCCACATTAAGGGAGACTATCAACGCATCGGGGACATCCTCCTGAAGAACATTCAGGGTCTGAGG CAGCTGACGGTTCATCTCCAGAAGCATTCCGAGTGCCTGGTCGAGCTGGAACGGGTCTGCAG gTCCAGTCGGAAGGCCGAGGCCGTGTGCCGAGACTTCGAGCAGCAGAGGGTTTGCTACCTGCCGCTCAACATCTTCCTCCTGCGTCCTCTCCACCGCCTGCTGCACTACAAGCTCATCCTGGAGAGGCTCTGCAAGCACTACCCGCCCACCCACGAGGACTTCAGGGACTGCAGAG CGACCCTGGCGGACATCTCCGAGATGGTGCTGCAGCTGCAAGGCACCATGATGAAGATGGAGAACTTCCAGAAGCTTCTCGAGCTGAAGAAAGATCTGACCGGCATCGACAACCTGGCCATCCCCGGGAGG gagTTCATCCGGCTCGGTTGCCTCAGCAAGCTCTCAGGGAAGGgccttcagcagaggatgttcttcctg ttCAGCGACTCGCTGGTGTACACCAGTCGAGGAATGACCCCGTCCAACCAGTTCAAAGTTCACGGCCAGCTGCCCTTGTACGGCATGACG atcagagaaagtgaggaggagtggggggtCCCTCACTCCTTCACCTTGTTTGGACCACGCCAGTCTGTGGTGGTGGCAGCCAg CTGTGCGTCAGAGATGGAGCGCTGGGTGGAGGACATCAGGATGGCCATCGACCTGgcggagcagagcagcagcccGGACGCCGACCTGCTGCCCACCGGCTTGTCTGACCACA AGCTGTCGGAGGACGGTGGAGCCGAGCTGGAGTCGGAGGAGGAGCTCTGTGGCTCGCGCTCGTCTCTGGAGCGCCAGGGTCACCGCGGCAACACCACCGTGCACGTCTGCTGGCACCGCAACACCAGCGTGTCCATGGTGGACTTCAGTGTCGCCGTGGAG AACCAGCTGTCGGGCAACCTGCTGAGGAAGTTTAAGAACAGTAACGGCTGGCAGAAGCTCTGGGTGGTCTTCACCAACTTCAGCCTGTTCTTCTACAAGTCCCACCAG gACGACTACCCTCTGGCCAGCCTCCCCCTGCTGGGCTACTCCGTCACCGTGCCGGCCGAGTCCGAGAACATCCACAAGGACTACGTCTTCAAGCTCCACTTCAAATCCCACGTCTACTACTTCCGCTCGGAGAGCGAGTACGCCTTCGAAAG GTGGATGGAGGTGATCCGCAGCGCCACCTGCTCGGCCAGCCGCCCCGCGCCGAGCACCAGGAAGGAGCTTTACTGA
- the LOC117741340 gene encoding FERM, ARHGEF and pleckstrin domain-containing protein 1-like isoform X3: MFNVIPFLLLFTPFLMFNVIPFPLLSQQRSPGKVLFDLVCVHLNLAEGDYFGLEYQDQRKMTVWLDLLKPTLKQIRRPKNTILRFVVKFFPPDHTQLLEELTRYLFALQIKRDLACGRLICNDTSAALMVSHIIQSEIGDFDETQSWQHLLHNKYLPDQDAIRDKITDCHRKHVGQTPAESDYQLLEIARRLEMYGVRLHPAKDREGTKLSLAVAHIGVLVFQGYTKINAFNWSKVRKLSFKRKRFLIKLRADPAQSAHHDTLEFAMASRDCCKVFWKICVEYHAFFRLFEEPKPKPKPILFTRGSSFRFSGRTQKQIIDYVKDSELKKLPFERKHSKILSHSGMPPQSSSFRSQVPKESAMSVQPADQPDSTRLGHRAESNGSEEPPASTSTANGFHDAAPGSDPIPSRQNHHRTGSAPDPHFLNPESPGSEDSPAGSPRVVINGAGDPGPSPEGRHLPPLTSPLLTDAGCVRNDDEEEARRKFPTDKAYFIAKELLTTERTYLNDLQVITQAFHGAAGKDEAFPDSVKNLISASYDPVHRFHQDFLKEVEQRLAQWEGRSNAHIKGDYQRIGDILLKNIQGLRQLTVHLQKHSECLVELERVCRSSRKAEAVCRDFEQQRVCYLPLNIFLLRPLHRLLHYKLILERLCKHYPPTHEDFRDCRATLADISEMVLQLQGTMMKMENFQKLLELKKDLTGIDNLAIPGREFIRLGCLSKLSGKGLQQRMFFLFSDSLVYTSRGMTPSNQFKVHGQLPLYGMTIRESEEEWGVPHSFTLFGPRQSVVVAASCASEMERWVEDIRMAIDLAEQSSSPDADLLPTGLSDHKLSEDGGAELESEEELCGSRSSLERQGHRGNTTVHVCWHRNTSVSMVDFSVAVENQLSGNLLRKFKNSNGWQKLWVVFTNFSLFFYKSHQDDYPLASLPLLGYSVTVPAESENIHKDYVFKLHFKSHVYYFRSESEYAFERWMEVIRSATCSASRPAPSTRKELY, encoded by the exons atgttcaatgtgattccctttctcctcctttttactccttttttaatgttcaatgtgattcccttccccctcctctcgcAGCAACGCTCCCCCGGCAAAGTGCTGTTTGACCTGGTCTGTGTGCATCTCAACCTGGCAGAGGGAGACTACTTTGGACTGGAGTACCAGGACCAGCGCAAGATGACG GTGTGGCTGGACCTGCTGAAGCCGACGCTGAAACAGATCCGAC GGCCTAAGAACACCATCCTTCGCTTCGTGGTGAAGTTCTTCCCTCCGGACCACAcgcagctgctggaggagctgactCG GTATCTGTTCGCCCTGCAGATAAAACGTGACCTGGCCTGCGGTCGCCTCATCTGCAACGACACCAGCGCCGCTCTCATGGTGTCCCACATCATTCAGT ccGAGATCGGAGATTTTGACGAGACTCAGAGCTGGCAGCATCTCCTCCACAATAAGTACCTGCCGGACCAGGACGCCATCAGAGACAAGATCACCGACTGCCACCGCAAGCATGT cggGCAGACTCCGGCAGAGTCCGACTACCAGCTGCTGGAAATCGCCCGGCGGTTGGAGATGTACGGCGTCCGTCTGCACCCGGCCAAGGACCGAGAGGGCACCAAGCTCAGCCTGGCTGTGGCGCACATCGGCGTGCTGGTGTTTCAG GGGTACACAAAGATCAACGCCTTCAACTGGTCCAAGGTTCGCAAGCTCAGCTTCAAACGGAAAAGGTTCCTGATCAAGCTGCGAGCCGACCCCGCA CAGAGTGCCCACCACGACACGCTGGAGTTCGCCATGGCCAGCAGGGATTGCTGTAAGGTCTTCTGGAAGATCTGCGTCGAGTACCACGCCTTCTTCAGGCTCTTCGAGGAGCCCAAGCCCAAACCCAAACCCATCCTCTTCACCAGAGGGTCCTCATTCCGGTTCAG CGGTCGAACCCAGAAGCAGATCATCGACTACGTGAAAGACTCGGAGCTCAAGAAGCTCCCATTTGAAAG GAAGCACAGTAAGATCCTGTCCCACAGCGGCATGCCGCCTCAGTCTTCGTCCTTCAGATCACAAGTGCCAAAAGAG AGCGCCATGTCTGTGCAGCCAGCAGACCAGCCGGACTCGACCAGGCTGGGCCATCGAGCTGAATCCAACGGCTCAGAGGAGCCGCCGGCATCCACGTCGACCGCCAACGGCTTCCACGATGCGGCGCCCGGCTCGGACCCGATTCCGTCCCGACAGAACCACCACCGCACCGGATCGGCGCCGGACCCGCACTTCCTCAACCCAG AAAGCCCCGGTTCGGAGGACTCTCCGGCTGGAAGTCCCCGCGTGGTCATCAACGGCGCCGGCGACCCGGGTCCGAGTCCCGAGGGTCGGCATCTACCGCCTCTCACCAGCCCGCTGCTCACCGACGCCGGATGCGTCCGCAACGATGACGAAGAAGAGGCGAGGAGGAAG TTTCCCACAGACAAGGCGTACTTCATCGCCAAGGAGCTGCTGACCACAGAGCGGACCTACCTCAACGACCTGCAGGTCATCACACAG GCCTTCCACGGCGCCGCGGGGAAGGACGAGGCCTTCCCGGACTCCGTGAAGAACCTGATCTCCGCCAGCTACGACCCGGTCCACAGGTTCCACCAGGACTTCCTCAAAGAGGTGGAGCAGCGGCTGGCTCAGTG ggAGGGGCGCTCTAATGCCCACATTAAGGGAGACTATCAACGCATCGGGGACATCCTCCTGAAGAACATTCAGGGTCTGAGG CAGCTGACGGTTCATCTCCAGAAGCATTCCGAGTGCCTGGTCGAGCTGGAACGGGTCTGCAG gTCCAGTCGGAAGGCCGAGGCCGTGTGCCGAGACTTCGAGCAGCAGAGGGTTTGCTACCTGCCGCTCAACATCTTCCTCCTGCGTCCTCTCCACCGCCTGCTGCACTACAAGCTCATCCTGGAGAGGCTCTGCAAGCACTACCCGCCCACCCACGAGGACTTCAGGGACTGCAGAG CGACCCTGGCGGACATCTCCGAGATGGTGCTGCAGCTGCAAGGCACCATGATGAAGATGGAGAACTTCCAGAAGCTTCTCGAGCTGAAGAAAGATCTGACCGGCATCGACAACCTGGCCATCCCCGGGAGG gagTTCATCCGGCTCGGTTGCCTCAGCAAGCTCTCAGGGAAGGgccttcagcagaggatgttcttcctg ttCAGCGACTCGCTGGTGTACACCAGTCGAGGAATGACCCCGTCCAACCAGTTCAAAGTTCACGGCCAGCTGCCCTTGTACGGCATGACG atcagagaaagtgaggaggagtggggggtCCCTCACTCCTTCACCTTGTTTGGACCACGCCAGTCTGTGGTGGTGGCAGCCAg CTGTGCGTCAGAGATGGAGCGCTGGGTGGAGGACATCAGGATGGCCATCGACCTGgcggagcagagcagcagcccGGACGCCGACCTGCTGCCCACCGGCTTGTCTGACCACA AGCTGTCGGAGGACGGTGGAGCCGAGCTGGAGTCGGAGGAGGAGCTCTGTGGCTCGCGCTCGTCTCTGGAGCGCCAGGGTCACCGCGGCAACACCACCGTGCACGTCTGCTGGCACCGCAACACCAGCGTGTCCATGGTGGACTTCAGTGTCGCCGTGGAG AACCAGCTGTCGGGCAACCTGCTGAGGAAGTTTAAGAACAGTAACGGCTGGCAGAAGCTCTGGGTGGTCTTCACCAACTTCAGCCTGTTCTTCTACAAGTCCCACCAG gACGACTACCCTCTGGCCAGCCTCCCCCTGCTGGGCTACTCCGTCACCGTGCCGGCCGAGTCCGAGAACATCCACAAGGACTACGTCTTCAAGCTCCACTTCAAATCCCACGTCTACTACTTCCGCTCGGAGAGCGAGTACGCCTTCGAAAG GTGGATGGAGGTGATCCGCAGCGCCACCTGCTCGGCCAGCCGCCCCGCGCCGAGCACCAGGAAGGAGCTTTACTGA